One Narcine bancroftii isolate sNarBan1 chromosome 3, sNarBan1.hap1, whole genome shotgun sequence DNA window includes the following coding sequences:
- the rbm46 gene encoding probable RNA-binding protein 46 isoform X3 encodes MYEDELVPVFQRAGKIYEFRLMMEFSGENRGYAFVMYTTREEAQNAIKMLNNYEIRPGKFIGVCVSLDNCRLFIGAIPKEKKKEEILEEMKKVTEGVVDVIVYPSATDKTKNRGFAFVEYESHRAAAMARRKLIPGTFQLWGHTIQVDWADPEKEVDEETMQKVKVLYVRNLMISTTEETIKMEFNKIKSGAVERVKKLRDYAFVHFFDRDDAVATMNIMNGKCIDGASIEVTLAKPVNKDGSWKYTQGNQVGINCESQRLTFINKEDGGPKTPGRSPSLPTRLNGHHSPCSPELERCTYPLFPGIKLTPLSIYSLKPSHFQSSVTHLEYYCNKNNWAPPEYYLYSTTSQDGKQLLVYKVVIPSLANSSQGALSYFMPDKLCTMLEDAKELAAQYALTHLEYSLRRTNSFNSLSQVAAPLQTSASSLLQYTSRPYSYPSYPLSTTLPLGNNNHIGQRLYVSSHGSFF; translated from the exons ATGTATGAGGATGAACTTGTACCTGTGTTCCAGAGAGCAGGGAAAATTTATGAATTTAGACTCATGATGGAATTTAGTGGTGAAAACAGGGGTTATGCATTTGTTATGTATACTACAAGAGAAGAAGCCCAGAATGCAATCAAAATGCTCAACAATTATGAAATTCGACCTGGAAAATTTATTGGTGTCTGTGTTAGCTTGGACAACTGCAGATTGTTCATTGGAGCAatcccaaaagagaaaaaaaaggaagaaatcttGGAAGAGATGAAGAAGGTTACTGAAGGTGTTGTTGATGTCATTGTGTATCCTAGTGCCACTGACAAGACAAAGAACCGTGGATTTGCATTTGTAGAATATGAATCTCACAGAGCTGCTGCTATGGCCAGAAGAAAGCTTATTCCAG GTACTTTTCAGTTGTGGGGCCATACCATCCAGGTCGATTGGGCAGATCCTGAAAAAGAAGTCGATGAAGAAACTATGCAAAAAGTTAAGGTTCTTTATGTGCGAAACCTGATGATATCTACCACAGAGGAAACTATTAAGATGGAGTTTAACAAAATTAAATCTGGAGCAGTTGAACGTGTTAAAAAACTGAGAGATTATGCATTTGTCCACTTCTTTGACAGAGATGATGCAGTTGCTACAATGAATATTATGAATGGGAAGTGTATAGATGGTGCTAGCATTGAAGTCACCCTTGCAAAGCCAGTTAATAAAGATGGATCCTGGAAATACACTCAAGGTAATCAAGTTGGTATTAACTGTGAAAGTCAACGTCTgacatttataaataaagaagATGGAGGACCTAAAACGCCAGGAAGATCTCCAAGCTTACCAACACGTTTGAATGGTCATCACAGTCCATGctcacctgaactggagaggtgCACATATCCGCTTTTCCCAGGAATAAAGCTGACACCTTTGAGCATTTATTCCTTAAAGCCTAGTCATTTTCAATCCTCAGTTACACACTTGGAGTATTACTGCAACAAAAATAATTGGGCACCACCTGAATACTACCTATATTCGACTACAAGTCAGGATGGGAAACAACTGCTTGTTTACAAGGTGGTTATTCCATCCCTTGCAAACAGTTCACAAGGTGCACTGAGCTATTTCATGCCTGATAAACTCTGCACAATGTTGGAAGATGCCAAGGAGCTAGCAGCACAATATGCATTGACACATTTAG AGTACAGTTTGCGTCGGACTAACTCATTCAATAGTCTATCTCAAGTTGCTGCACCTCTCCAGAcctctgcatctagtttgctTCAGTATACATCTAGACCCTACTCTTATCCAAGCTATCCATTGTCGACAACACTACCACTTGGTAATAATAATCATATTGGACAACGCCTGTATGTTTCTAGTCATGGTTCTTTCTTCTAA
- the rbm46 gene encoding probable RNA-binding protein 46 isoform X1: MTMTAENLDMTNGSNKLGSVTQNEAALLALMEQTGYTMIQENGQRKFGGPPPGWEGPPPPRGCEVFVGKIPRDMYEDELVPVFQRAGKIYEFRLMMEFSGENRGYAFVMYTTREEAQNAIKMLNNYEIRPGKFIGVCVSLDNCRLFIGAIPKEKKKEEILEEMKKVTEGVVDVIVYPSATDKTKNRGFAFVEYESHRAAAMARRKLIPGTFQLWGHTIQVDWADPEKEVDEETMQKVKVLYVRNLMISTTEETIKMEFNKIKSGAVERVKKLRDYAFVHFFDRDDAVATMNIMNGKCIDGASIEVTLAKPVNKDGSWKYTQGNQVGINCESQRLTFINKEDGGPKTPGRSPSLPTRLNGHHSPCSPELERCTYPLFPGIKLTPLSIYSLKPSHFQSSVTHLEYYCNKNNWAPPEYYLYSTTSQDGKQLLVYKVVIPSLANSSQGALSYFMPDKLCTMLEDAKELAAQYALTHLEYSLRRTNSFNSLSQVAAPLQTSASSLLQYTSRPYSYPSYPLSTTLPLGNNNHIGQRLYVSSHGSFF, encoded by the exons GTTGGGAGGGTCCACCACCACCTCGTGGATGTGAAGTTTTTGTAGGAAAGATTCCTCGGGACATGTATGAGGATGAACTTGTACCTGTGTTCCAGAGAGCAGGGAAAATTTATGAATTTAGACTCATGATGGAATTTAGTGGTGAAAACAGGGGTTATGCATTTGTTATGTATACTACAAGAGAAGAAGCCCAGAATGCAATCAAAATGCTCAACAATTATGAAATTCGACCTGGAAAATTTATTGGTGTCTGTGTTAGCTTGGACAACTGCAGATTGTTCATTGGAGCAatcccaaaagagaaaaaaaaggaagaaatcttGGAAGAGATGAAGAAGGTTACTGAAGGTGTTGTTGATGTCATTGTGTATCCTAGTGCCACTGACAAGACAAAGAACCGTGGATTTGCATTTGTAGAATATGAATCTCACAGAGCTGCTGCTATGGCCAGAAGAAAGCTTATTCCAG GTACTTTTCAGTTGTGGGGCCATACCATCCAGGTCGATTGGGCAGATCCTGAAAAAGAAGTCGATGAAGAAACTATGCAAAAAGTTAAGGTTCTTTATGTGCGAAACCTGATGATATCTACCACAGAGGAAACTATTAAGATGGAGTTTAACAAAATTAAATCTGGAGCAGTTGAACGTGTTAAAAAACTGAGAGATTATGCATTTGTCCACTTCTTTGACAGAGATGATGCAGTTGCTACAATGAATATTATGAATGGGAAGTGTATAGATGGTGCTAGCATTGAAGTCACCCTTGCAAAGCCAGTTAATAAAGATGGATCCTGGAAATACACTCAAGGTAATCAAGTTGGTATTAACTGTGAAAGTCAACGTCTgacatttataaataaagaagATGGAGGACCTAAAACGCCAGGAAGATCTCCAAGCTTACCAACACGTTTGAATGGTCATCACAGTCCATGctcacctgaactggagaggtgCACATATCCGCTTTTCCCAGGAATAAAGCTGACACCTTTGAGCATTTATTCCTTAAAGCCTAGTCATTTTCAATCCTCAGTTACACACTTGGAGTATTACTGCAACAAAAATAATTGGGCACCACCTGAATACTACCTATATTCGACTACAAGTCAGGATGGGAAACAACTGCTTGTTTACAAGGTGGTTATTCCATCCCTTGCAAACAGTTCACAAGGTGCACTGAGCTATTTCATGCCTGATAAACTCTGCACAATGTTGGAAGATGCCAAGGAGCTAGCAGCACAATATGCATTGACACATTTAG AGTACAGTTTGCGTCGGACTAACTCATTCAATAGTCTATCTCAAGTTGCTGCACCTCTCCAGAcctctgcatctagtttgctTCAGTATACATCTAGACCCTACTCTTATCCAAGCTATCCATTGTCGACAACACTACCACTTGGTAATAATAATCATATTGGACAACGCCTGTATGTTTCTAGTCATGGTTCTTTCTTCTAA
- the rbm46 gene encoding probable RNA-binding protein 46 isoform X2, whose protein sequence is MTMTAENLDMTNGSNKLGSVTQNEAALLALMEQTGYTMIQENGQRKFGGPPPGWEGPPPPRGCEVFVGKIPRDMYEDELVPVFQRAGKIYEFRLMMEFSGENRGYAFVMYTTREEAQNAIKMLNNYEIRPGKFIGVCVSLDNCRLFIGAIPKEKKKEEILEEMKKVTEGVVDVIVYPSATDKTKNRGFAFVEYESHRAAAMARRKLIPGTFQLWGHTIQVDWADPEKEVDEETMQKVKVLYVRNLMISTTEETIKMEFNKIKSGAVERVKKLRDYAFVHFFDRDDAVATMNIMNGKCIDGASIEVTLAKPVNKDGSWKYTQGNQVGINCESQRLTFINKEDGGPKTPGRSPSLPTRLNGHHSPCSPELERCTYPLFPGIKLTPLSIYSLKPSHFQSSVTHLEYYCNKNNWAPPEYYLYSTTSQDGKQLLVYKVVIPSLANSSQGALSYFMPDKLCTMLEDAKELAAQYALTHLEYSLRRTNSFNSLSQVAAPLQTSASSLLQYTSRPYSYPSYPLSTTLPLVFHISLGLLYT, encoded by the exons GTTGGGAGGGTCCACCACCACCTCGTGGATGTGAAGTTTTTGTAGGAAAGATTCCTCGGGACATGTATGAGGATGAACTTGTACCTGTGTTCCAGAGAGCAGGGAAAATTTATGAATTTAGACTCATGATGGAATTTAGTGGTGAAAACAGGGGTTATGCATTTGTTATGTATACTACAAGAGAAGAAGCCCAGAATGCAATCAAAATGCTCAACAATTATGAAATTCGACCTGGAAAATTTATTGGTGTCTGTGTTAGCTTGGACAACTGCAGATTGTTCATTGGAGCAatcccaaaagagaaaaaaaaggaagaaatcttGGAAGAGATGAAGAAGGTTACTGAAGGTGTTGTTGATGTCATTGTGTATCCTAGTGCCACTGACAAGACAAAGAACCGTGGATTTGCATTTGTAGAATATGAATCTCACAGAGCTGCTGCTATGGCCAGAAGAAAGCTTATTCCAG GTACTTTTCAGTTGTGGGGCCATACCATCCAGGTCGATTGGGCAGATCCTGAAAAAGAAGTCGATGAAGAAACTATGCAAAAAGTTAAGGTTCTTTATGTGCGAAACCTGATGATATCTACCACAGAGGAAACTATTAAGATGGAGTTTAACAAAATTAAATCTGGAGCAGTTGAACGTGTTAAAAAACTGAGAGATTATGCATTTGTCCACTTCTTTGACAGAGATGATGCAGTTGCTACAATGAATATTATGAATGGGAAGTGTATAGATGGTGCTAGCATTGAAGTCACCCTTGCAAAGCCAGTTAATAAAGATGGATCCTGGAAATACACTCAAGGTAATCAAGTTGGTATTAACTGTGAAAGTCAACGTCTgacatttataaataaagaagATGGAGGACCTAAAACGCCAGGAAGATCTCCAAGCTTACCAACACGTTTGAATGGTCATCACAGTCCATGctcacctgaactggagaggtgCACATATCCGCTTTTCCCAGGAATAAAGCTGACACCTTTGAGCATTTATTCCTTAAAGCCTAGTCATTTTCAATCCTCAGTTACACACTTGGAGTATTACTGCAACAAAAATAATTGGGCACCACCTGAATACTACCTATATTCGACTACAAGTCAGGATGGGAAACAACTGCTTGTTTACAAGGTGGTTATTCCATCCCTTGCAAACAGTTCACAAGGTGCACTGAGCTATTTCATGCCTGATAAACTCTGCACAATGTTGGAAGATGCCAAGGAGCTAGCAGCACAATATGCATTGACACATTTAG AGTACAGTTTGCGTCGGACTAACTCATTCAATAGTCTATCTCAAGTTGCTGCACCTCTCCAGAcctctgcatctagtttgctTCAGTATACATCTAGACCCTACTCTTATCCAAGCTATCCATTGTCGACAACACTACCACTTG TGTTTCATATCTCACTGGGGTTACTTTATACCTAA